One genomic segment of Arachis duranensis cultivar V14167 chromosome 4, aradu.V14167.gnm2.J7QH, whole genome shotgun sequence includes these proteins:
- the LOC107482831 gene encoding uncharacterized protein LOC107482831, with product MVDQLLRHMQDGRVKPLIVVVQYFKAMRWNGKKSVQSYFEMSQLHIEPDLKDVFLNLGAVDDPFELICRLLGGEPSSSVRISQEGPAWIAATIVAINVTKDDWFYKSFRKCSKKVETPIGNRYECGKCSHTHGSAALRFNVEVMVFDRTSSIRLLLWDKETSMFCGKRAEQIMEDHVIVGDEYPKTLDNMMDKRVIFKINIKEANINQFDHMYENWCNNYLEISGNMANLKTDCDTESSTDVMEECISSLKYQTPSKRITNVLKNSSLGLDEHEEEGQLSTNMFSRQMRKRQKCVNLDADI from the exons ATGGTTGACCAGCTACTTCGACACATGCAAGATGGAAGGGTTAAGCCACTAATAGTTGTGGTCCAGTATTTTAAGGCAATGAGATGGAATGGCAAGAAATCTGTCCAAAGCTATTTTGAAATGTCACAGTTGCACATAGAGCCCGACCTTAAAGATGTTTTTTTGAACTTAGGAGCAG TTGATGATCCTTTTGAACTAATATGTAGGCTTCTTGGCGGTGAACCATCATCCTCTGTGAGGATTAGTCAA GAAGGTCCAGCTTGGATTGCTGCAACCATTGTTGCGATTAATGTTACGAAGGATGATTGGTTCTACAAATCATTTAGAAAATGTTCAAAAAAAGTAGAAACTCCTATTGGAAACAGATATGAATGTGGGAAATGTAGCCATACACATGGATCTGCAGCCCTAAG GTTCAACGTCGAGGTGATGGTTTTTGACAGAACCAGTAGCATCCGCTTGCTACTGTGGGACAAGGAAACAAGTATGTTCTGTGGGAAGAGAGCTGAACAGATTATGGAGGACCAT GTTATAGTGGGAGATGAATATCCCAAAACACTTGATAACATGATGGACAAAAGAGTCATTTTCAAGATAAATATCAAGGAAGCTAACATTAATCAGTTTGATCATATGTAT GAAAATTGGTGCAACAACTATTTGGAAATTTCAGGAAATATGGCTAATCTTAAAACTGATTGTGATACTGAGTCTTCTACG GATGTCATGGAAGAGTGCATCTCATCCCTCAAGTACCAAACACCATCTAAAAGAATTACCAATGTATTGAAGAATTCTTCCCTAGGTCTGGATGAACATGAGGAAGAAGGCCAGCTGTCAACCAACATGTTTAGCAGGCAGATGAGAAAGAGACAGAAATGTGTTAACCTTGATGCAGATATATGA
- the LOC107482939 gene encoding fumarylacetoacetase, with the protein MALKSFIEVHPDSHFPIQNLPYGVFKPQPGSSPRPGVAIGDYVLDLSEIASAALFNGPLLNNSDCFHQPNLNKFVSLGRPAWKEARATLQKLLSATEPTLRDNATLREKSLVPMSRVELLLPVQIGDYTDFFSSLHHTKNCGLIFRGPQNPVLENWYHLPVAYHGRASSVVISGTDIVRPRGQAHPTPGSPPYFGPSRKLDFELEMATIVGPGNDLGKPVDINNAADHIFGVVLMNDWSARDIQAWEYIPLGPFLGKNFGTTISPWIVTLEALEPFACEAPKQDPPPLPYLTEKVSKNYDVSLEVHIKPAEHEKPSVVTRSNLKHLYWTLTQQLAHHTINGCNLRPGDLLGTGTISGPEQESRGCLLELTWNGQNTLSLNGVDRKFLEDGDEVTFTGYCKGDGYTIGFGKCSGRIIPSAP; encoded by the exons ATGGCTCTGAAATCGTTCATTGAAGTTCACCCTGACTCTCATTTCCCCATACAGAACCTACCTTACGGTGTCTTCAAACCCCAACCAGGTTCTTCACCTCGACCCGGCGTAGCCATAGGCGACTACGTCCTTGACCTCTCTGAAATCGCTTCTGCTGCTCTCTTCAATGGTCCTCTCCTCAACAACTCTGATTGCTTCCACCAG CCTAATCTAAATAAGTTTGTATCCCTTGGAAGGCCAGCGTGGAAGGAAGCTCGCGCTACTCTTCAAAAGCTCCTTTCAG CAACTGAGCCAACCTTGAGGGACAATGCTACTTTGAGGGAGAAATCACTTGTGCCTATG AGCCGTGTGGAATTGCTTCTTCCTGTTCAGATTGGAGACTACACCGACTTCTTTTCATCTTTGCATCACACTAAAAATTGTGGCCTCATTTTTCGCGGGCCACAGAATCCTGTCCTAGAAAATTG GTATCACCTACCCGTTGCCTATCATGGACGAGCATCTTCTGTTGTTATATCTGGAACCGATATTGTTCGACCAAG AGGTCAAGCTCATCCAACACCTGGATCTCCACCTTACTTTGGTCCTTCTCGAAAGCTAGATTTTGAGTTGGAAATG GCTACTATTGTTGGACCTGGAAATGATTTGGGGAAACCTGTGGATATCAACAACGCAGCAGATCATATCTTTGGTGTTGTTCTAATGAATGACTGGAGTG CTCGGGATATTCAGGCATGGGAATATATTCCTCTTGGCCCTTTTCTTGGCAAGAATTTCG GCACAACAATATCACCTTGGATTGTGACCCTAGAAGCATTAGAACCTTTTGCGTGTGAAGCCCCAAAACAG GATCCTCCTCCACTTCCATATTTGACTGAAAAAGTATCCAAAAACTATGATGTCTCACTTGAG GTTCACATTAAACCAGCTGAGCATGAGAAGCCAAGTGTGGTGACACGGAGTAATCTCAAGCACTT ATATTGGACATTGACTCAACAGCTTGCTCACCATACCATCAACGGTTGCAATCTGAGACCAGGAGATCTCCTTGGAACTGGGACAATTAGTGGTCCT GAGCAAGAGTCCCGTGGATGCTTGCTGGAGTTAACCTGGAATGGACAAAACACACTGTCATTGAATGGGGTAGATCGGAAATTTCTTGAAGATGGAGATGAAGTCACCTTCACTGGATATTGCAAG GGAGACGGTTACACAATTGGGTTCGGCAAGTGCTCCGGCAGGATAATTCCATCAGCTCCCTGA